The Kitasatospora sp. NBC_00374 genome has a segment encoding these proteins:
- a CDS encoding cation:proton antiporter produces the protein MTTDEITIGLGLITVLAVGSQLLASLLRIPAILVLLPVGFTAGALTDDVNPERLLGDAFSPLVSLAVAVILYDAGLGLDLFRLRGHTRRVVVRLLWLGALVTWVSAALLAVPLIAMSMTAAVMLGAILVVSGPTVVGPLLAYVRPTERLQRILVWEGALIDPLGGILGALVFHGVLASGEDGRVEQLIRFFGSAAVGLAAGAAGAAVLWLLLRHLALGEVLGTTVQLAAVVGVSAACDVVRDDTGLISAVVMGMALANLPGLDIPVRRPFLETLVSLTIGLLFVSISATVTPHSLVHVALPALGLVALLVLVVRPLVALLATARTDVPRGERWFIGWMAPRGIVAAATVSTFSAPLVQAGVAGAQKILPATFVVIVATVTVYGLTALPVARRLGALRSARSRPLLVGGAPWVIDLGLALRTAGLDVLMWAGLEPERRSIRAAGLELAPGELLASATGAGAELEGITGVLLLTDEDDFNALASTTLQEVVEGRVHRLGPPTDSHGVVAPYAGGEALFPAGLNRPEVTRRYREGARIVTHRVDGTLPDGHQMLFLVRPDGRLVAVTESQKPEPSPGDIAVLLGPTPAGDVSPAAP, from the coding sequence GTGACCACGGACGAGATCACGATCGGTCTCGGCCTGATCACGGTGCTGGCCGTCGGCTCCCAGCTGCTGGCGAGCCTGCTGCGCATCCCCGCGATCCTCGTGCTGCTGCCGGTCGGCTTCACCGCCGGCGCGCTGACGGACGACGTCAACCCCGAGCGTCTGCTGGGCGACGCCTTCTCCCCGCTGGTGTCGCTGGCGGTCGCGGTGATCCTCTACGACGCCGGCCTCGGGCTCGACCTGTTCCGGCTCAGGGGCCACACCCGCCGGGTGGTGGTCCGGCTGCTCTGGCTCGGCGCGCTCGTCACCTGGGTGTCGGCCGCGCTGCTCGCGGTGCCGCTGATCGCCATGTCGATGACCGCCGCGGTGATGCTCGGGGCCATCCTCGTCGTCAGCGGCCCCACCGTCGTCGGACCGCTGCTCGCGTACGTCCGGCCGACCGAGCGGCTGCAGCGGATCCTGGTCTGGGAGGGCGCCCTGATCGACCCGCTCGGCGGAATCCTGGGCGCGCTGGTCTTCCACGGCGTCCTCGCCAGCGGGGAGGACGGCCGGGTCGAGCAGCTCATCAGGTTCTTCGGCAGCGCGGCGGTCGGACTGGCGGCCGGTGCGGCCGGTGCGGCCGTGCTCTGGCTGCTCCTGCGGCACCTGGCGCTCGGGGAGGTCCTCGGCACCACCGTGCAGCTGGCCGCCGTGGTCGGGGTGTCCGCCGCCTGCGACGTCGTCCGGGACGACACCGGCCTGATCTCCGCCGTCGTGATGGGGATGGCGCTGGCCAACCTGCCGGGGCTGGACATCCCGGTCCGGCGTCCGTTCCTGGAGACCCTGGTCTCGCTGACCATCGGCCTGCTCTTCGTCTCCATCTCGGCCACCGTCACCCCGCACTCGCTGGTGCACGTGGCGCTGCCCGCCCTCGGCCTGGTCGCCCTGCTCGTCCTGGTGGTCCGGCCGCTGGTGGCGCTGCTCGCCACCGCCCGTACCGACGTGCCGCGCGGGGAGCGGTGGTTCATCGGCTGGATGGCCCCCCGGGGCATCGTCGCCGCGGCCACCGTCTCCACCTTCTCGGCCCCGCTGGTCCAGGCGGGCGTCGCCGGCGCGCAGAAGATCCTCCCCGCCACCTTCGTGGTGATCGTGGCCACCGTCACGGTCTACGGTCTGACCGCCCTCCCGGTGGCCCGCCGGCTGGGCGCCCTGCGCTCCGCGCGCTCGCGGCCGCTGCTGGTCGGCGGCGCCCCCTGGGTGATCGACCTCGGCCTGGCCCTGCGCACGGCCGGGCTGGACGTGCTGATGTGGGCCGGTCTCGAACCGGAGCGCCGCAGCATCCGGGCGGCCGGCCTGGAGCTGGCCCCCGGCGAACTGCTCGCGTCGGCCACCGGCGCCGGCGCCGAGTTGGAGGGCATCACCGGCGTGCTGCTGCTCACCGACGAGGACGACTTCAACGCGCTCGCCTCGACGACCCTCCAGGAGGTCGTCGAGGGCCGCGTCCACCGCCTCGGGCCGCCCACCGACAGCCACGGCGTGGTCGCCCCGTACGCCGGCGGCGAGGCGCTGTTCCCCGCCGGGCTCAACCGGCCGGAGGTGACCCGGCGCTACCGGGAAGGCGCCCGGATCGTGACGCACCGCGTCGACGGCACGCTCCCGGACGGGCACCAGATGCTGTTCCTGGTGCGCCCGGACGGGCGGCTGGTGGCGGTCACCGAGTCGCAGAAGCCCGAGCCGAGCCCCGGGGACATCGCCGTCCTGCTCGGCCCCACGCCGGCCGGGGACGTCAGCCCAGCCGCTCCGTGA
- a CDS encoding GMC oxidoreductase yields the protein MTDSQHYDVIVIGTGAGGGTLAHRLAPSGRRVLILERGDYLPRERDNWESTAVFVKGKYRAPEFWYDKHGEQFPPEVNYYVGGNTKFYGAALFRLRPEDFGELRHHGGVSPAWPIRYEDLEPYYTQAEHLYLVHGRHGEDPGEGPVSAQYAHPPVRHEPRIQQLSDDLEKQGLHPFHLPIGVNLTQDAEGGATHGSVCIRCNRVDGFPCLVRGKADAEVICVEPALEHDNVTMVTGANVRKLETDDSGRTVTAVVAELADGSTARFRGDLVVVACGAVNSAALLLRSANERHPRGLANSSDTVGRHYMRHNNLALMAVSREPNDTRFQKTLALNDWYLGADDWDYPLGGVQMLGKSDADQIKGEAPRWAGMASPDMPFEVLAHHAVDFWLCGEDLPHPDNRVTLDDDGDIHLALDEKNNIEGLKRLRHKLHGMLEHLGMHPHHLLPHSLYLHKGMPIGATAHQAGTVRFGADPASSALDVTCKAHDLDNLYVVDTSFFPSIGAVNPSLTAIANALRVGDHLTERLG from the coding sequence ATGACCGACAGCCAGCACTACGACGTCATCGTGATCGGCACCGGCGCGGGCGGCGGCACCCTCGCCCACCGCCTCGCCCCCTCGGGCCGACGCGTGCTGATCCTGGAACGCGGCGACTACCTCCCCCGGGAGCGCGACAACTGGGAGTCCACCGCGGTCTTCGTCAAGGGCAAGTACCGCGCCCCCGAGTTCTGGTACGACAAGCACGGCGAGCAGTTCCCGCCGGAGGTCAACTACTACGTCGGCGGCAACACCAAGTTCTACGGCGCCGCGCTGTTCCGGCTGCGCCCGGAGGACTTCGGCGAGCTGCGCCACCACGGCGGTGTCTCGCCCGCCTGGCCGATCCGCTACGAGGACCTGGAGCCCTACTACACCCAGGCCGAGCACCTGTACCTGGTGCACGGCCGGCACGGCGAGGACCCGGGCGAGGGCCCGGTCAGCGCCCAGTACGCGCACCCGCCGGTGCGGCACGAGCCGCGGATCCAGCAGCTCAGCGACGACCTGGAGAAGCAGGGCCTGCACCCCTTCCACCTGCCGATCGGGGTCAACCTCACCCAGGACGCCGAGGGCGGCGCGACCCACGGGAGTGTGTGCATCCGCTGCAACCGGGTCGACGGCTTCCCCTGCCTGGTCCGGGGAAAGGCCGATGCCGAGGTGATCTGCGTCGAGCCGGCGCTGGAGCACGACAACGTCACGATGGTCACCGGCGCCAACGTCCGGAAGCTGGAGACGGACGACAGCGGACGCACCGTCACCGCCGTGGTCGCGGAGCTGGCGGACGGCTCCACGGCCCGCTTCCGGGGCGACCTCGTGGTGGTCGCCTGCGGGGCCGTCAACTCCGCCGCCCTGCTGCTGCGTTCGGCGAACGAACGCCATCCGCGCGGCCTGGCCAACAGCTCCGACACCGTCGGCCGCCACTACATGCGGCACAACAACCTCGCCCTGATGGCGGTCTCCCGGGAGCCGAACGACACCCGGTTCCAGAAGACCCTCGCCCTGAACGACTGGTACCTGGGCGCGGACGACTGGGACTACCCGCTCGGCGGCGTGCAGATGCTCGGCAAGTCGGACGCCGACCAGATCAAGGGCGAGGCGCCGCGCTGGGCCGGGATGGCCTCACCGGACATGCCGTTCGAGGTGCTGGCCCACCACGCGGTGGACTTCTGGCTGTGCGGCGAGGATCTCCCGCACCCGGACAACCGGGTCACCCTGGACGACGACGGCGACATCCACCTCGCGCTGGACGAGAAGAACAACATCGAGGGGCTGAAGCGGCTGCGGCACAAGCTGCACGGCATGCTGGAGCACCTGGGCATGCACCCGCACCACCTGCTCCCGCACAGCCTCTACCTGCACAAGGGGATGCCGATCGGGGCCACCGCACACCAGGCGGGCACCGTCCGCTTCGGCGCCGACCCGGCGAGCTCCGCCCTCGACGTCACCTGCAAGGCGCACGACCTCGACAACCTCTACGTGGTGGACACCAGCTTCTTCCCGAGCATCGGCGCGGTGAACCCGTCGCTGACCGCCATCGCCAACGCCCTGCGGGTGGGCGACCACCTCACGGAGCGGCTGGGCTGA
- a CDS encoding cytochrome d ubiquinol oxidase subunit II, translating to MTADVVAWILLAAVAAYACGGGVDYGAGFWDLLAGGAERGKRPRWLIDHAMAPVWEVNNVWLIFILIIMWTGFPVFFQTVFSAMWLPLALAAVGMVLRGAGFALRKPTRRLAERRVYGALFAVSSVLTPFFLGAAVGGVASGRVAPGTTASADAWANTTSIMAGLLTVAATAFLGAVFLTADARRFAAPDLVRYFRLRVWISVGVLAVLALIGLAVTHQHTSYVYHGLTHGLGLLLVIVAAAAAAVTAWLVAGPALGWARYSSVGCVALVVAAWGVAQRPYLIPTSLTVQQAAGATEPLRWLMFVTLIALVLIGPALVVLYRLDTHGVLQPLTDEDLAGDGPTDGV from the coding sequence ATGACCGCGGACGTCGTCGCCTGGATCCTGCTCGCGGCCGTGGCCGCCTACGCCTGCGGCGGCGGCGTCGACTACGGCGCCGGGTTCTGGGACCTGCTGGCCGGCGGCGCGGAGCGCGGGAAGCGGCCGCGGTGGCTGATCGACCACGCCATGGCGCCGGTCTGGGAGGTCAACAACGTCTGGCTGATCTTCATCCTGATCATCATGTGGACCGGCTTCCCGGTCTTCTTCCAGACGGTCTTCAGCGCCATGTGGCTGCCACTGGCCCTGGCGGCCGTCGGCATGGTGCTGCGCGGCGCCGGGTTCGCGCTGCGCAAGCCCACCCGGCGGCTGGCCGAACGCCGCGTCTACGGCGCCCTGTTCGCCGTCTCCTCGGTGCTCACCCCGTTCTTCCTGGGTGCCGCCGTCGGCGGGGTCGCCTCCGGCCGGGTCGCCCCCGGGACCACCGCCTCGGCCGACGCCTGGGCCAACACCACCTCCATCATGGCCGGACTGCTCACCGTCGCCGCGACCGCCTTCCTGGGGGCGGTGTTCCTCACCGCGGACGCCCGCCGGTTCGCGGCCCCCGACCTGGTCCGGTACTTCCGGCTGCGGGTCTGGATCAGCGTCGGCGTCCTCGCCGTCCTGGCGCTGATCGGCCTCGCGGTCACCCACCAGCACACCTCGTACGTCTACCACGGCCTCACCCACGGCCTCGGGCTCCTCCTGGTGATCGTCGCCGCGGCTGCCGCCGCCGTCACCGCCTGGCTGGTCGCCGGACCGGCGCTGGGCTGGGCCCGGTACTCCTCCGTCGGCTGCGTGGCGCTGGTGGTCGCCGCCTGGGGCGTGGCCCAGCGGCCCTACCTCATCCCGACCTCCCTCACCGTGCAGCAGGCGGCCGGCGCGACCGAGCCGCTGCGGTGGCTGATGTTCGTCACGCTGATCGCGCTGGTCCTGATCGGACCGGCCCTCGTCGTGCTCTACCGCCTCGACACGCACGGGGTCCTGCAGCCCCTGACCGACGAGGACCTCGCCGGGGACGGGCCCACGGACGGTGTCTGA
- a CDS encoding DUF389 domain-containing protein, translating into MDLLHIRVVSPPDLTERAVGILTADPCVLNLVVQPGVVRHPQGDAIAFDVLTGAANEVLRGLRDLAIDRRGSIAIEPVDVHFSGPAAEAGARHLGSAGGAPVWEQVEARIRAEGRYAPSFFLYLVIAGMIGAVGIVTNSQILIVAAMVVGPEYGAIVGIALGVDRRDRLRVRRGLRALVLGFLLAIAVTLLFALMIRGFELESEAFRLGLRPVSNLINSPNFFSFAVAALAGIVGIVSLTEARTSALLGVFISVTTIPAAADISVSIAFGSWNEAGGSLVQLLVNIVVLVVVGTLTLRAQRAIWRRIGLRNGPAQKP; encoded by the coding sequence GTGGACCTGCTGCACATCCGGGTGGTGAGCCCGCCGGACCTCACCGAGCGGGCCGTCGGCATCCTGACCGCCGACCCGTGCGTCCTCAACCTGGTCGTGCAGCCCGGCGTCGTCCGCCATCCGCAGGGCGACGCCATCGCCTTCGACGTCCTGACCGGGGCGGCCAACGAGGTCCTGCGCGGCCTGCGCGACCTGGCGATCGACCGCCGTGGTTCGATCGCCATCGAACCCGTGGACGTCCACTTCTCCGGCCCGGCCGCCGAGGCCGGGGCGCGCCACCTGGGTTCGGCCGGCGGCGCACCCGTCTGGGAGCAGGTCGAGGCCCGGATCCGGGCCGAGGGCCGGTACGCGCCGAGCTTCTTCCTCTACCTCGTCATCGCCGGGATGATCGGCGCGGTGGGGATCGTCACCAACTCCCAGATCCTGATCGTCGCGGCCATGGTCGTCGGCCCCGAGTACGGTGCCATCGTCGGCATCGCGCTGGGCGTCGACCGGCGCGACCGGCTGCGGGTCCGGCGGGGGCTGCGGGCCCTGGTCCTCGGATTCCTGCTGGCCATCGCCGTCACCCTGCTGTTCGCCCTGATGATCCGCGGGTTCGAACTGGAGTCGGAGGCGTTCCGGCTCGGGCTGCGGCCGGTGTCCAACCTGATCAACTCGCCCAACTTCTTCTCCTTCGCGGTGGCGGCCCTGGCGGGGATCGTCGGGATCGTCTCGCTGACGGAGGCGAGGACCAGCGCCCTGCTCGGGGTGTTCATCTCGGTCACCACCATCCCGGCGGCCGCGGACATCAGCGTCTCGATCGCGTTCGGCAGCTGGAACGAGGCCGGCGGGTCGCTCGTCCAGCTGCTGGTCAACATCGTGGTCCTGGTCGTGGTCGGCACGCTCACCCTCCGCGCCCAACGAGCGATCTGGCGGCGGATCGGGCTGCGCAACGGCCCGGCGCAGAAGCCGTAG
- a CDS encoding cytochrome ubiquinol oxidase subunit I — MMAFTLASHIILVPLGVALPFVTLLMHHRGLRRSDPVALLLARRWSAVMAVQFAVGIVTGTVLSFEFGLLWPGMMGRWGDVFGLGFGVEAWAFFLEAILIAIYLYGWRRLKPWTHFWLGVPLPLAAMMGAFGIIAANSWMNTPQGFTLDSAGNPVDVSVQQAVFTPMFGPQYWHFVVAMFLTAGYVVAGVYAVGWLRGRRDRYHRLGFTVPFTVAAILTPVQFFLGDNIARQIYHKQPIKFAAAELVWDTDTHVPEYLFGRLQSDGSVKGGLKIPQLDSILAGFSPDTQVTGLSSVPASDRPTATQATIVHWAFDIMATIGSVLILLALWYAWCWWRRRDLPRSKWFFRCAAVAGVASVVTVECGWITTEVGRQPWIVYQNMRVSEAVTPTGAPSLWTMFGIVATVYVLLFGAFLVVLLKMRDRWRLTGTGAGADDPETDTPYGPRPEPAPAGPGAGRSPGSTG; from the coding sequence ATGATGGCGTTCACCCTGGCCTCGCACATCATCCTGGTGCCGCTGGGGGTGGCGCTGCCGTTCGTCACCCTGCTGATGCACCACCGGGGGCTGCGGAGGTCCGACCCGGTCGCCCTGCTGCTGGCCCGGCGCTGGTCCGCCGTGATGGCCGTCCAGTTCGCCGTCGGCATCGTCACCGGGACGGTCCTGTCGTTCGAGTTCGGCCTGCTGTGGCCGGGCATGATGGGCCGCTGGGGCGACGTCTTCGGCCTCGGCTTCGGCGTGGAGGCCTGGGCGTTCTTCCTCGAGGCCATCCTGATCGCGATCTACCTGTACGGCTGGCGCCGGCTGAAGCCGTGGACGCACTTCTGGCTCGGCGTGCCGCTGCCGCTGGCGGCGATGATGGGTGCGTTCGGCATCATCGCGGCGAACTCGTGGATGAACACCCCGCAGGGCTTCACCCTCGACTCCGCCGGCAACCCGGTGGACGTCAGCGTCCAACAGGCCGTCTTCACGCCGATGTTCGGCCCGCAGTACTGGCACTTCGTGGTCGCGATGTTCCTCACCGCCGGCTACGTGGTGGCCGGCGTCTACGCGGTGGGCTGGCTGCGCGGCCGGCGGGACCGCTACCACCGGCTCGGCTTCACCGTGCCGTTCACCGTCGCGGCGATCCTCACCCCCGTGCAGTTCTTCCTCGGGGACAACATCGCCCGGCAGATCTACCACAAGCAGCCGATCAAGTTCGCCGCCGCCGAACTGGTCTGGGACACCGACACCCACGTCCCCGAGTACCTGTTCGGCCGGCTGCAGTCCGACGGCAGCGTCAAGGGCGGCCTGAAGATCCCCCAACTGGACTCCATCCTGGCCGGGTTCAGCCCGGACACCCAGGTGACCGGGCTGAGCTCGGTGCCCGCATCCGACCGCCCCACCGCCACCCAGGCGACCATCGTGCACTGGGCCTTCGACATCATGGCGACCATCGGCAGCGTGCTGATCCTGCTCGCCCTCTGGTACGCCTGGTGCTGGTGGCGCCGCCGGGACCTGCCCAGGTCGAAGTGGTTCTTCCGGTGCGCCGCCGTCGCGGGGGTCGCCAGCGTGGTGACCGTGGAGTGCGGCTGGATCACCACCGAGGTCGGGCGCCAACCCTGGATCGTCTACCAGAACATGCGGGTCTCGGAGGCCGTCACCCCGACCGGCGCGCCCTCGCTGTGGACCATGTTCGGCATCGTCGCCACGGTCTACGTGCTGCTGTTCGGCGCCTTCCTCGTGGTCCTGCTGAAGATGCGCGACCGCTGGCGGCTCACCGGCACCGGCGCGGGCGCCGACGATCCGGAGACCGACACCCCGTACGGACCGCGCCCCGAGCCGGCCCCCGCCGGCCCGGGCGCCGGACGATCGCCCGGGAGCACCGGATGA
- a CDS encoding glycoside hydrolase family 15 protein produces MDRYPPIADHGLVGDLQTAALVSSQGAVDWFCSPRFDSPSIFAALLDHDRGGYFLLAPDSSDSTCKQLYYPDTGVLVTRFMSPEGVGEVVDWMTANTSHTPTDRHTLLRVVRAVRGTVRFVLECRPRFDYGRAAHELDLRPEGAVFRGPGITGHLQASFPLERDGDDVRGTVTLGVGESAMAAFTACDADGPAPAPRTVEETTAQLWEAVDFWQQWLHTSRYRGRWAEMVNRSAITLKLLTFAPTGAPVAAATMGLPEQVGGERNWDYRYTWVRDGSLSVRALLDLGFIEEATQFTHWLGDRMRDRAEIPGERLQIMYRVDGDPYLTEEILEHLEGYRGSRPVRAGNAAADQLQLDIYGEAMYALTESLEVGVQTGYHGWKGLARAMDWLADNWDRPDEGIWETRGGRKDFTYSRVMCWVAFDRALRLAFDLSRPANTELWTTARDTILDEVMDKGWSQREQALVQHYGGDVLDASLLLIPRVRFLSPKSPGWLSTLDAMERKLVSDSLVYRYDPAASPDGLRGSEGTFSLCTYLYVDALARAGRLRTARYTFEKMHTYANHVGLFAEEIGPSGEQLGNFPQAFTHLSLIMAASTLDEALEKQRG; encoded by the coding sequence ATGGACCGCTATCCCCCCATCGCCGACCACGGTCTGGTGGGCGATCTGCAGACCGCCGCCCTGGTCTCGTCCCAGGGCGCCGTCGACTGGTTCTGCTCGCCCCGCTTCGACTCCCCCAGCATCTTCGCCGCGCTGCTCGACCACGACCGCGGCGGCTACTTCCTGCTGGCGCCCGACAGCTCCGACTCGACCTGCAAACAGCTCTACTACCCGGACACCGGCGTGCTGGTCACCCGCTTCATGTCGCCGGAAGGGGTCGGCGAGGTCGTCGACTGGATGACCGCGAACACCAGCCACACCCCCACCGACCGGCACACCCTGTTACGGGTCGTCCGGGCCGTGCGCGGCACCGTACGGTTCGTCCTGGAGTGCCGGCCGCGGTTCGACTACGGCCGCGCCGCGCACGAGCTCGATCTGCGGCCCGAAGGCGCCGTCTTCCGCGGCCCGGGGATCACCGGCCACCTCCAGGCCAGCTTCCCGCTGGAGCGGGACGGCGACGACGTCCGGGGGACGGTCACGCTCGGTGTCGGCGAGTCCGCGATGGCGGCGTTCACCGCCTGCGACGCCGACGGGCCCGCACCGGCGCCGCGCACCGTCGAGGAGACCACCGCCCAGCTCTGGGAGGCCGTCGACTTCTGGCAGCAATGGCTGCACACCTCCCGCTACCGCGGCCGCTGGGCCGAGATGGTGAACCGCTCCGCGATCACCCTCAAACTCCTCACCTTCGCGCCCACCGGCGCACCGGTCGCCGCCGCCACCATGGGCCTGCCCGAACAGGTCGGCGGCGAGCGCAACTGGGACTACCGGTACACCTGGGTCCGGGACGGCTCGCTGTCCGTGCGCGCCCTGCTCGACCTCGGATTCATCGAGGAGGCCACGCAGTTCACCCACTGGCTCGGCGACCGGATGCGCGACCGGGCGGAGATCCCCGGCGAGCGGCTCCAGATCATGTACCGGGTCGACGGCGACCCGTATCTCACCGAGGAGATCCTGGAGCACCTGGAGGGCTACCGGGGCTCCCGCCCGGTCCGGGCCGGCAACGCCGCCGCCGACCAACTCCAGCTCGACATCTACGGCGAGGCCATGTACGCCCTCACCGAGAGCCTCGAAGTCGGGGTGCAGACCGGCTACCACGGCTGGAAGGGCCTCGCCCGCGCCATGGACTGGCTGGCCGACAACTGGGACCGGCCGGACGAGGGGATCTGGGAGACCCGCGGCGGACGCAAGGACTTCACCTACAGCCGGGTGATGTGCTGGGTCGCGTTCGACCGCGCCCTGCGGCTGGCCTTCGACCTGAGCCGGCCCGCCAACACCGAGCTCTGGACCACCGCCCGGGACACCATTCTCGACGAGGTCATGGACAAGGGCTGGAGCCAGCGCGAACAGGCCCTGGTGCAGCACTACGGCGGCGACGTGCTGGACGCCTCGCTGCTGCTGATCCCCCGGGTCAGGTTCCTGTCGCCGAAGAGCCCGGGCTGGCTGTCCACCCTGGACGCGATGGAGCGCAAGCTGGTCTCGGACAGCCTCGTCTACCGGTACGACCCCGCGGCCTCGCCGGACGGACTGCGCGGCTCGGAGGGCACCTTCAGCCTCTGCACCTACCTCTACGTCGACGCCCTGGCCCGCGCCGGGCGGCTGCGCACGGCGCGCTACACCTTCGAGAAGATGCACACCTACGCCAACCACGTCGGCCTGTTCGCCGAGGAGATCGGCCCGAGCGGTGAGCAACTGGGCAACTTCCCACAGGCGTTCACCCACCTGTCGCTGATCATGGCGGCCAGCACCCTGGACGAGGCGCTGGAGAAGCAGCGCGGTTGA
- a CDS encoding cyclase family protein → MTAQTAAGRAPRQSRDEFRALYRSLRESAAGRTGGRGALETITAATVRAAAGEVRLGRTVTMAAPVETRPGPDNPQPAGHRLTGPPEDEAHAHGLHFATDHFGMNVHGDADSHLDALCHVVYDGTLHGGVPATTVTPTGATALSVELARDGIVGRGVLLDIPRLRGVPWLEPGDHVTADELRAAERAQQVRVGEGDLLFVRVGHRRRRTESGPWDAAHARAGLHPDAVRFAAERRIAALGGDGNNDTAPSPTEGVAFPVHVLAVHALGLHLLDYLQFEDLVPICAQHGRWSFLCVVAPLRLPQATGSPVNPIAIL, encoded by the coding sequence ATGACCGCACAGACCGCGGCCGGCCGTGCGCCGCGCCAGAGCCGGGACGAGTTCCGCGCGCTGTACCGGAGCCTGCGTGAGTCGGCCGCGGGCCGCACCGGCGGCCGGGGCGCCCTGGAGACCATCACCGCCGCCACCGTCCGGGCCGCGGCGGGCGAAGTCCGGCTGGGCCGCACCGTGACCATGGCCGCGCCGGTCGAGACCCGGCCCGGCCCCGACAACCCGCAGCCCGCCGGCCACCGGCTCACCGGCCCGCCCGAGGACGAGGCCCACGCGCACGGACTGCACTTCGCCACCGACCACTTCGGCATGAACGTGCACGGCGACGCCGACAGCCACCTGGACGCGCTGTGCCACGTCGTCTACGACGGCACGCTGCACGGCGGCGTCCCCGCCACCACCGTGACCCCGACGGGGGCCACCGCACTCTCCGTCGAACTGGCCCGCGACGGGATCGTCGGACGCGGCGTCCTGCTCGACATCCCCCGGCTGCGGGGCGTGCCCTGGCTCGAACCGGGCGACCACGTCACCGCGGACGAGCTGCGCGCCGCCGAACGCGCCCAGCAGGTCCGGGTCGGCGAGGGCGACCTGCTGTTCGTCCGGGTCGGCCACCGGCGCCGGCGCACCGAGTCCGGCCCGTGGGACGCCGCCCACGCCAGGGCCGGGCTGCACCCCGACGCCGTGCGGTTCGCCGCCGAGCGGCGCATCGCGGCCCTCGGCGGCGACGGCAACAACGACACCGCGCCCAGCCCGACCGAGGGCGTCGCCTTCCCGGTCCACGTGCTCGCGGTGCACGCCCTCGGGCTGCACCTGCTCGACTACCTCCAGTTCGAGGATCTGGTACCGATCTGCGCACAGCACGGCCGCTGGTCCTTCCTCTGCGTGGTCGCCCCGCTGCGGCTGCCCCAGGCCACCGGCTCCCCCGTCAACCCGATCGCGATCCTGTGA